In the Lepeophtheirus salmonis unplaced genomic scaffold, UVic_Lsal_1.4 unplaced_contig_1961_pilon, whole genome shotgun sequence genome, CTACTTACTTTCATTTTGAACAGTGATTTTGGATGCAAGTGACGAGTGCAATGTCTTAAACTTCAACATTGGCTCCTCCGCAGCCACATCCCGTTCATGGACCATTAAGGCAACACAATACACATGCGGAGATTATGACTCTCTTGGTGGACCTCCGGGCTGTCTTCAATACTTTACGGGAACCACTGGTAAAATTTCCTCCTTTAATTATCCCACGTCGGAGACAACAACAACTACATCCTCCTCTCACCTTTCGAATCAATGCTACAGTATATGTTTCAGACAAGAGGCAACTAAATGCTCCATTTGCTTTGCAAGTGCAATAGCAGGACAAAATACATTTGGATTGAGTGTAAGCCCCAATGCCGCCTCAAAAAGTGCCGTGGATTCTGAATGTACCTCTGATTACCTTCAAGTAAGTTATTATCTATCCGACTTTTTAGTTCATTATTCCTAAtaattcccattttttaaagattccaaACGGAGTAGCTAAAGGTGCAGCTGCTGCAGCAGTGGCAACTACTCAAAAGTTCTGTGGTCGTATTCTTAATCTTGAAGGGAATTTGGCAGCAGAAACATCTGTGTGCAGTAAGAGAAACCTTCCGCTCCTTTAACAGGGTCATAATTAACATCCTCTTGTTTCTCACTATTTTTAGGCTTCAGTCTTCCTTTCAGAGTTGATTTCAAAACAGACGCCGATGAGGTTTGTACGGCCAATACGGATGCAAGTACATGTGAAGCTAGTCTTCCTCCAGGTGGCTCAATTGGATTTTTCTTGGCCTTTGAGCAAATACCTTGTGCATGAAGAAATACAAATTCCTTTCCCTTCTTGttattgtattcatattttgttatacaaaatatactttagtggtaatttcaataaataaattaagtaaaaaaaagaattcaaaatgctggacagtattaattttattcaccTGTTTAGTGGATCTAGGAAAGCTCGCCTACGGAATATTTGTATAGTGAAATTTTGTACTGGGATTACTCAGACTTGGGAAATTTTTACAGAATAAAGCTCGCCGTGGGAAGATGAGTCTTACtcacattcatttatttaatgtttataataattttctacataatttttaaagtacacgaataaataatattaaatatatattattcaattctcgAATAACCATATTCATTCTCAAAACTAAACTTTTAGCACTTGTTTGAAACGtaaattattaaactaaaatatttcatctatgATCAGAAAAAATTACAGACACATGGTATTAACCATCCatgtagtatttaaacattttaattgtaACTCATTACTAATAAGCGATACTTATGAATAGATAACAATTCAATTCATAACATAACATGTCCCAGAGAACTGCTGGGAGCTTTTCTCaggtaaatttaataaagttgaAAAGTCATAAGTTGCTAGACATTACGCGCCTTCAACTATATCAACCTAAAAGGattaatttactaaataattgaatatattagtaaataacTCCTTATTAAATACTTCtattaattccttaatttataatGGTACAATAGTTTCTTATACTATATTATTGATAAgctatttaattttacaaatatgtaaatagagagatgcaatataataaatatttttttgtattaattgatTGAAGAACTGGCAAAGGCAATGTTAATTggcatattatttaaaattccataaaGAGGATTATTATTCAAGTTGATGTAGAAAGAAAATGTACCGAATTGGTCAAGCTGCAAATCCtaatctcatttaaaaaaaaaaaatatatattatacaacgcagcaaaacgtggactcgagaggtggatttagaaatacatcaataattttatattttcaaaaatgcgGTAGACCaggtttttacaaatatttttcaccttcattatcaatcatgCTGGAGTTGATGATAAACTCATCTGACATGTTTTCCCATGAAACCACTATGGAGGGCTTCAGTACATCAATATTTGGGTGTGAGGttctgttggtttccctcttcaaagtgcCCCATACAATAAAGTCAAGTGgcttcaaatctggtgaggatggggtcatatctctttggaccagaatcgaccAATGTTACCGATGCAGAACTTTTGGCAGACGTATAAGAGAGGGTGCCGTCCTTAGTCCCAACATTTTCATCCTCCGGGTAGTttgtcttcagccatggcaagatggtatacctaagcaccttatagaaGGCATCCTGGTTTTCTGTCgggccttgaaaaagaacaaagGCATATTACTTCTTACAAACGCCACAACACCAAGGATCATTGTTCGGgctggatatttggtgtggtaagcCTCTTGGATCTTATCCTTTGTTTCTGTGAGTCAGCGGTTGTTCCAACAGTTGAgcaattgatcaactgtgaaaatcttcttgtctgagaaaattttcacaatttaccCATTTACCATGATCCATATGAGGATTTTCTTGTACCTCTcaagcctcctggctttcatgccctcagTCGGAAGGTGGCGTGGGAtctttgtgaaagaaactaatccaaAGTTGTGCTTATagcctcctgatggtcctaggagccacagagaagtcgtaaGCGAAgcaattcatcgacttagtgtgatcttcctttatattcttctccaaacttaacaaaaacttcgtatccctctttaaatgaTGCTCTCCACTTCCTAaaatcctggagaggtctttttcatttttttcatctactCCAAATTAAAAACTAGgttcctagaacacttaacaatttcaataatctttatcacatcaactccaACATATTGAGATATGAGATGTGCTgcatttttgcttgttgctcgctcatgataatgaaatgactaaattattagtatagttggtttatgtaaaaaagacgGCAGAAACAGAGTAcgaaaaaataatcactatacctttttatagtaatgagaaaataagcattaattaacagtccacgttttgctgccttaCCCTGTACAAGAAGCGGGATTCGACTCGTTCATACTTTTCCTGTTCATTACTGAAAATTCCTGTTCAAGCGGTCATTCTttcttacaaattatttattaacttgtaACCCACAAAATTGTTCATGTAATTATTTCCATTATCTCAATCTTGAGGCTCTTAATGGTAAAACGGTGTCAAAtctaaagaagatttttttcaatccaCCTGTACGCAAAAACAGATTCCATGTTCAACGACTTATTGGTCAAGTACCTTTTGATCTCTTGCTCGACAGTGCCACTCTTTATTTGTAACTTACAATAGAGACCATTTCATCGTCTTTTAATTCGAAGCTGGTTTAAAGTTGCAAAATCCTCCATAGCTTTGAGatcataaatgataaattttttagactTATCCTTGTGACTATAATTTTTCCAGAATTCTATTTTGAATTCGGAGAGACATTCAGTGGAAAGGAGAAAATCTCTGGATTTAACAAAGAGATCAAATCATTCCTTGATACTCTTCATTTTTGCATGATCCATTTTTGACCTCGGCCTCCAGCAAATAGCCCTTTAGATACTGAATGGCAGAAGGAGGTGGcctataaaatgttttttgttcctGGGAGGTGGTAAAGAACATCAGACGAAGGCTTCATTAGGATGGCCCACTCATCCAGGAAGACATACACTTGGGGTGCGAAAGGTCTATTATTATCTGCAAGCAAGGCGGTTGCAGAAAGCATTAGGATCCTTGCTTCCCTAATACGATTGATGGACTGGTTGTAGTAATTCTAGATCTTAGTCATCTTGCAAAATGTATGATAATATGCAGTTGCATACTCTCGAGTAATTATCTCAGAGCCTTTTGTATTACTTGGTGTTAGTCAAATCGAGCCCATGTGACGCAAGAGgcaatcataaattaatagtaacgaataataattttcatttgagaCCAAacctaatttttgtttttgtacttcTTACGCTGATAAAATGGCTGCACCGGCAGGAAGTTTTTATTTACgtctctaaaaataaatccatgcccaaaattaaaaaaggagcTAAGAAATGAACaccatttaaagattttttctgttaattatttaagtttgtTCCTTCTTTTGGATGTTCCAAAATGAACAGACAGCAAGAACTGCGCTCAATTTCCAAGCCTGACTAGAAGATACGAATGTTATTATTGTGGTCTGGAGAcaagagaataaaataatataatactccAACGTGGGAAGATGCAGGAAATGAGTTGATTATGAAAGACTAGGGTCATGCACGAAGCCACAAAGTAATAATATACTTGCTACATtccaactaaaatatttaatgcaagGTGATAAAACAGTGCAAGAATTCTTAGACAAGCTCCagtacttaattaattaattgcacCACATTGCATATgtatacattacatatatacCTTGTACTGGATAATTACACGCTTAGTGATAAAATCTCAGGATATTCTTTATCAAAACATTTctataaacttttgaatgatcCAGTTAAAAAGTTTTACCTAACCGCATGGACTTGAATTATAGCACTTTTAGTTTAAATACAGGAATTttagatataacttttttgtttatacctggacaaaaaaaaccattggTTATTCGTAATTACATTTCTGTAATTTCCATTTtgagagatatttttttgacatattatgtAACTTTTATAATGTACAATAATACACGTTCCTAGCATTTGATACAGAAGGAAAGGGGGTTTTGTCTTTTTCGATTGCATCagcataaaaaatttctaaaataataggGTTCAATCCTCTTTCATTGACATATAAACCTAGGATTGTGAATGAAGGTGGAACTTAAAATGGGCAGGGAACACTTtgcatgaaatatttatgtataaatcttGGTACTTTTGACTCGATTCACATTTTGTATCCTAAAGTGGGAATGTTtattaatgtttctttattgaTTCTTTGAAATCCGCACGATTTTAAATATGGGCAGAAGATGAAGCGTAGAAAAACTTTTCTCTTAAATCTGGtctcttcaaaataatatttagaaatttgtttaTGTAGCAAATTGTCAAAAGAGCACATTTGAAGGTGTAACAAGTCCTCTTCTATGAATAAGttcaattaaactttatttgctCAGCTTTTTCTTCAGCTGCAGCTTGGATATTAGTTATGTCGAAAGATTTctcttcaattaaaatatttttgcagctgattttttttagagaccGACCTTATAATGAGCACAACGAAGAAGTAAAGTGGAGCATTGAGAGTGGTATCTTCATTTGTTACAGTATTCGTTGTAGATGTTCAAATCAAAATCTAAGTCTCCTTCACATTCCAATTCATTGGCTTCTTCAAATATTCTGAACAACTCTGTTATTGGaactttgttatattttaaaagctcTCAAGCCAAGAGATTTTTCTGCTTTAAGAAGTTGTCTTATTGAGATTTCATAGTTCGCCTCTGCCATCTTAGTTATCGTCCAAATATCTGTTCAATGTAATCCAATTGTAATTTTCCAAtgagtagaaaataaaaacaccagATATTTATCAGATAAAGTGCCAAAgatggaatttatttatttgcatggCTTAGTGCGTTTGATGTGtcagtaaaaatttatatttatattataatatttataatttatatatttactaatgaaTGGACTCACATTGAATACTGCATTTGCCcattgaatatatgttttatctaaTGCTGTAGGTGGCCAGACATTTTTACGTTACTACCCGAGCAATTTTGGTCCCCGttgtaatttcaatattatatagttcttggatatgagaaaaaaatagtgTTCCCATTTCCTCAAAACAGAACCGtggcaatataaatttttggcgGTCAtccaattgttatttaatggatttaaagAGAAGATTCGGgtaaaaattctgaaaattttcttttcgaCACTGATTGGTTGAGAGAAAACTCCATGAGAAGAATGTTCTTTTTCGACATAACTGCGATTTGTGCAATTATTATTACCTCCAGATTCCATGACATGAAATCCAATTGCTTCAATTTCATGGAACAATGTATCAAGATATTTTCTCTGTTTGAATATAGCAAATATCATGAAAGAACCACcaagatataatattatgacACAGAAAACTGTATTTGTCACAAAAACTAGActctttgagaaaaataaacttaattaagaAGGAAAATAACTACACACTCTTGACAATTAAGGTTAACTTCAAATAAACCTTCGTGTGTGGATGAAATCAATTTCCAACTTTTAAAGTCTGCATCCATCAGTCAAGTGTTTTTCGAGATGGGAAACTCAAAAATGGGGCATTGACTAGAAGAAGTTGTATGGAGAACTGCCGATAAACCTAGTAAAACTGGGATAATAATTTCTGAATGCAAGACCCGAATTACATTGCTCAATCGCAAAATCCAACTGCGTATTCTTCTCATCAGGAAGAACAGccactttaatttttcttccaagTTATTCAGTGCCTCTTTactcaacataaatattgatgaataaataattatttttttctaaatatgtgcCACAACCTCGGGGGCTATCATTTTGAATGGATACCTCCATTCAGCCTTGTCAGGATAAGACAGggtggtactttttttttttttttttttttttttggggggggtcgTTTATTCTATatctgaaaaacaaaaattgttctgtgaagctcaaggagactagataggggggctcagttataaatcaaaaagtgactgccttttcaaaaaataactatacgaATACCGACATTtcctaaattaattcaaaataaaaaagttatggacaaaaaaaaaaagaaatcggtgaaaatacattttcgtttttttaggtTCCAAAAATGAACTATCCatgaaatttgcaaataaagtaaagtttgtagaaatttgtttggagattcgtttgcatataaatttacattgcataaaaattgatgtgtaactgaaatatttatcattttttaaatatttttttttaaatgtcttattATATTCCTGTTGtatttcatcaaacgtcaattttcattttttttaaaagaggaaaTGCTACAAAACGTTGCATTTTTTACATGTTTGGCATAAAAATGGCTGGATCATTTCTggatcatattatattatagtttttttcaatatttacaaaaatgagccagttatcgagggttattttatCGATAacattatttccatattttttttgtttttgcaagtaggAAAAAACATTGTTAGTCTTGAgtttctttttacaatattaataaatactatttactactatttttgcaaaatttgtaaaaaaaaatttattgaaattgtctttgtgaattttgatttagaaattttttctcaaaaacaaaggatggacttctcatctaaagactttttttatattggccCTGGTCAATGTGATTTACCGCTCCCTCCTTGCCTTGAGCAACTCTGAGTAAACCTTTGCTAATATGtccagggtgaggactcaaaaattagaaagttgtaaaagccgttttcacttctacacatttttattttgtgccatttttatgccacacttttgaatcaaaatttggtaattctacaatttttattataaatattcccCTCTATTTTGAATGATGATTGAAATACGGGgacaaacagaagcacagctggccttgatgaagtctgaggacaagttgttccactcttcCGTGATCACgaccttcagggcatcgacattccGTAGAGAAatcttgttcgtcttgccctccaagacacaCCAAGCAGCAAAATCCAGGGTGTTCACGTGGGAGAGGACGAAAGCCATAAGTCTGCTGGCCAGTGGGCAGTCATATTCTCTATGCAGAAATGCTGTACCTTCTTGAACGTGCGTGCTTGGgcaccgtcttgggtaaacacatagttgtcctcggGGAACGTTCTCTTTAACCATGGTAAGACATTGTACTTAAGAACCTTGTAGTGGACTCtctcgttggccttgaaaaaGTAGGGAAGCATCTTGCTGCTGTTGGATGCCACGACGCCAAAGACCCttacctgagctggatgtttggtcctgaaggacCTCTCGACCTGTGCTCTTTATTCAGTCAAGAAGAGATCATTTCTTCTAATCAGAGCAGCGTCCACTGTAAAGAGCTTCTTGTTGGAGATCGACTAGTACGTGGAAAAGATTGCACACCCTCTGCCATgttgcttgttgctcggacattttttatcgaacaaaataaaacaaacatcaaattgtagcttttttgtCTGCTTTTTCGAATGGTGGCAAGTACAAATTTGCCAGGCTTTTAGAACTGATGTTAGACAGCCTTGAataggattctaatttttgaatcctcaCCCTGTTCATATAAGTAGTTTCAACCTGTTATCTAATCTGATGTACAAAATATGAGATACTTAGTTGTGGAATAGATGCGAGTCTGTTCTGAAAATTTTCCTACCTAACAAAGagacaatacattttttctgaattttttatttcatttttttccgtGGTCTCTTCTTAACTCTATCACTTCTCCCAGCGATactcccatctctgtaatccgtccaaatagtacttggcGTTGTTGTCtgccaaataaatttttgccgggacactttttgttttttattctccgagttggattgacttggacgcgtcaaattttaacagaacaagcctttatatgtctgctattgtttgaatctatttaaaagttacactttgaaaatcaaatacttaatgATGGTTCGATACTCGATTTGGTCcatttacacaaaaatactcacatcaactcactcaaacgactattACTAAACAACTactgcacgtccaaaatggctgaaactttgttgagtaactgtcaatagatgctaaatagatataaaagcttttatttacggATGCAGCCATCTTCATGCTGAGGTCAGAAACTTTCCAGAGCACCctcgtatattaaaaataaagacatacGTATTTAGAAGTAAcgctatatttatttatcgaatAGCTTCGAACCTTCCCGTAAATAACTAGATCTTCGTTAACCGGAGCCAGTACACATTTCCATCTTGGATTTCCTTTTTATTCCTACTGAGATTCCAATCTTTTGACTCATACGTGAAATCATGGTACCAAAAATGAAGTGAGCTTACcacttcaacttttttaatcatttttcttgatAATCTCGGTTGTcacaaacttttttgatatcatcaatccACTTACGTCCTTCAATTGTAACACAACCCGGGGCAACACAAGCGTTTGGGATCGTCTGAATTATAATCTAATTCACGTTCTAGTCAACTGTTGTAGAGAAGTAGAAAATTACACAACTTTCGTCTACTGCTTGGACTGTattaaggaagaaaatgaaggaagtatgaatattattatggaGTCATATCGTAGCAATGAAgggatatacatattattaagtcatttattatgaacatttttcaataaatttattttaattactataatattatgtatatttttttaataaataaagaaatgaatttaaattagaaacttgaatatttaatcaaaatcaaataataatcatgaatataatttgaaaggaATTATCCAATTTTgccaaatacatatattcattttcagtttttctaattctaattttactatGGAAGAATCTCAAacccatataaatatattgttttatatatccgGATACAAAGGCTCTTCCATCATTAagtagtttttcaaaattaaaattgtgaaaaCACTATGAGCTATTTCATTTCTGAGAAATGAATAGCTCATAGTGTTGAATTTTCTGGCGAAGATCGAGATCTCAAGATAATGTTATTAGGGGAGACCTTAAAAGGGGCTtcagaataattaaattaactccGTTTACGATATGCTATTCCCAGCGACAAAACTCCACAAGTTTTATTGACCTCGACAAAAACTCCACAAGTTTTATTGACCTCGACAAATCCAATGCCATGTTTACAAagctatttgtcaatttattagacACGGGAGATTCCTATTAGattgaattgtaaaaaacatcattttgctCATTATATTGCTCGAGttggatttaattattttaatatatctagcaaaaatctcataaatgagGCTACTAGTAGCATACACTCGGGTGTATAAAAAGGTCGAATTCTCATTGTGCAACTTCCAGAAGAAAAACTAACTAAGTTATCTTCTAAatcttgaattttcattttgttttgtttaataaaggatttactctaaaaaagtgttttattcagatcttaaaataataatacactttcataatatatatatataggtataaatccGAGAAAAGCAGgataaaatacaaatagttagcttttaattttaaacatctGTATCATTGTCATTAAGtagtattttgaaataactaataattaaaaaaaagaaatgttataggaagcatttattaataatcattattagtgTGGAGATCTTATATCTTCATGAgggtaatattccaatatggtgataAGCAGTCAAGTTTTTTTAGAAGACGATTAAGACTAACtaagttttgaaattgcaattatattaagGTTTTCCAAAATAAGTCTATGGGAATTAAGAGGTCACATAGCACTCAACAattcacaaaatctatttatgcaGATCACAGCAAAGTTTAATATGTATTGCAGACAAAAGTATCGAGAAAAAAGGCTGCATATTCATTAAGAGTCTACACAAGATTGACTACTACTGAAGAAGTcctaacaatgaaatatttttctcataa is a window encoding:
- the LOC121131165 gene encoding uncharacterized protein, with amino-acid sequence MYSPCSFISLLILLCTINELDATANDVVEDKKDEKLLSIFNVVTFPNTFCTGSASKNGTCYTADECETRGGTASGSCASGYGVCCVITLSCGGTSSDNCTYIEQSSFTSTSSLNSNPCTYTICKNSNMICRIRLDFTTFTIANPFTTPVGADAAGTTITNAGATGDCVTDSFSFTSPGSRGSPVICGANSGQHMILDASDECNVLNFNIGSSAATSRSWTIKATQYTCGDYDSLGGPPGCLQYFTGTTGKISSFNYPTSETTTTTSSSHLSNQCYSICFRQEATKCSICFASAIAGQNTFGLSVSPNAASKSAVDSECTSDYLQIPNGVAKGAAAAAVATTQKFCGRILNLEGNLAAETSVCSFSLPFRVDFKTDADEVCTANTDASTCEASLPPGGSIGFFLAFEQIPCA